From the Musa acuminata AAA Group cultivar baxijiao chromosome BXJ1-2, Cavendish_Baxijiao_AAA, whole genome shotgun sequence genome, one window contains:
- the LOC135606937 gene encoding probable glucan 1,3-beta-glucosidase A: protein MASHHLCKWLPFLSLLSCLPVLALAAGSTPSSTFKAVNLGGWLVTEGWIQPSLFDGIPNKDFLDGTHLQFKSVTQKMYLSAEGGGGTIIVANRSNASGWETFKLWRITESTFQFRVLNGRFVGLSDQGNGVDVVAVSTSPGESETFEIVVQANDSSRVRIKSTNGFFLQAKSDVLVTADYPESTSWGDDDPSVFLMTKFGMLQGEFQVTKGYGTEAAAVMTEHWNTFITEDDFKFISGAKLNAVRIPVGWWIAIDPGPPSPFVGGSLRALDNAFTWADKYNLKVIIDLHAAPGSQNGYEHSASRDGSIDWGTTDSIHQTVTVIEFLAARYAQRRSLLAVELLNEPQVSLDTLKNYYQAGYNAVRKYTNSAYVIMSNRLNGSNTELLQFASGLSRSVVDVHYYNLFSDIFNGTTVQQNIDYVNNDRSSELNTIIAANGPLVFVGEWVAEWTVNGASEEDYQSFAQAQLDVYGRATFGWAYWTLKNVENHWSLRWMIDNGYISL from the exons ATGGCAAGCCACCACCTCTGCAAATGGCTTCCATTCCTTTCCCTGCTCTCATGTCTTCCTGTTCTTGCCTTGGCTGCCGGATCCACCCCTTCTAGCACATTCAAGGCAGTCAACCTCGGAGGATGGCTTGTCACTGAGGGCTGGATCCAGCCCTCCCTCTTTGATGGCATTCCCAACAAGGATTTCTtg GATGGTACTCATCTCCAATTCAAGTCAGTGACGCAGAAGATGTACTTGAGCGCGGAGGGCGGTGGCGGAACGATCATCGTCGCCAACCGATCAAATGCTTCGGGCTGGGAGACCTTCAAA CTGTGGAGGATCACAGAGTCCACCTTCCAGTTTCGGGTCTTGAATGGACGGTTCGTGGGCCTCAGCGACCAAGGAAATGGCGTAGATGTAGTGGCCGTCTCGACCTCACCAGGTGAATCGGAGACGTTCGAGATCGTCGTACAAGCTAATGACTCCAGCCGTGTTCGAATCAAATCAACCAACGGATTCTTCTTGCAG GCGAAGAGCGATGTGTTGGTGACGGCGGATTACCCTGAAAGCACCAGCTGGGGAGACGACGATCCATCCGTCTTCCTGATGACGAAATTTGGGATGCTGCAAGGGGAGTTCCAGGTCACCAAAGGTTACGGAACAGAGGCCGCAGCAGTGATGACA GAGCACTGGAACACCTTCATAACCGAGGATGATTTCAAGTTCATATCGGGGGCCAAGTTGAATGCGGTGAGGATTCCAGTTGGGTGGTGGATCGCCATTGACCCCGGCCCTCCGTCGCCTTTCGTTGGAGGGTCACTTCGAGCTTTGGACAACGCCTTCACCTGGGCAGA TAAATACAATCTGAAGGTCATAATCGACTTGCACGCTGCACCGGGGTCGCAGAACGGGTACGAGCATAGTGCATCAAGAGACGGATCGATCGACTGGGGCACGACCGATTCCATCCATCAAACAGTGACCGTGATCGAGTTCCTCGCCGCCAG GTACGCCCAAAGACGAAGCCTTCTTGCGGTGGAGCTGCTCAACGAGCCCCAAGTTTCCCTCGACACCCTGAAGAACTACTACCAAGCAGGCTACAACGCCGTCCGCAAGTACACGAACAGTGCCTACGTGATCATGTCGAACCGTCTCAACGGCAGCAACACCGAGTTACTCCAGTTCGCGAGCGGCCTCAGCCGCTCGGTCGTCGACGTCCACTACTACAACCTCTTCTCTGACATCTTCAACGGCACGACCGTGCAGCAAAACATAGACTACGTGAACAACGACAGGTCCAGTGAATTGAACACCATCATCGCTGCAAATGGCCCTCTTGTGTTCGTAG GGGAATGGGTGGCAGAGTGGACGGTGAACGGGGCATCGGAGGAGGACTACCAGAGTTTCGCGCAGGCTCAGCTGGACGTGTATGGCCGAGCAACATTTGGGTGGGCGTATTGGACGCTGAAGAACGTGGAAAACCACTGGAGCTTGAGATGGATGATCGACAATGGCTACATATCTCTGTAG
- the LOC135606925 gene encoding probable trehalose-phosphate phosphatase 6: protein MTKQNVVMQEEPAVAVAAAAPTRPVSGGANHARYKKFLSRPDLSSGGGGGGKTGSWIESMKASSPTHVKSAAARAVSSFASHDEQDYDGWMKLHPSALDDFEVLAAASKGKQIVMFLDYDGTLSPIVDDPDRAFMSDEMREAVREVARQFPTAIVSGRCTEKVTSFVELSELYYAGSHGMDIKGPNDGPQHLKAKAENVLFQPARDFLPMIDEVYKRLVETTKCIPGCRVENNKFCLSVHFRCVDEKKWCLLAEKVRSTITDYPKLRLTHGRKVLEIRPSIKWDKGKALEFLLESLGYDGYNDVFPLYIGDDRTDEDAFKVLQDRGQGFGILVSTIAKETNASFSLREPAEVLKFLRRIVEWKQISMEECRV, encoded by the exons ATGACGAAGCAGAATGTGGTCATGCAGGAGGAGCCAGCCGTCGCGGTGGCCGCTGCAGCGCCAACTCGTCCTGTCAGCGGCGGAGCTAATCATGCCAGGTACAAGAAGTTTCTGAGCCGGCCCGAtctcagcagcggcggcggcggcggtgggaaGACCGGTTCTTGGATCGAATCGATGAAGGCCTCGTCTCCCACCCACGTCAAGTCGGCGGCGGCGCGCGCAGTCTCCTCGTTTGCTTCCCATGACGAGCAAGACTACGACGGATGGATG AAACTGCATCCGTCGGCGCTGGACGACTTCGAGGTTCTCGCGGCCGCGTCCAAGGGGAAGCAGATCGTCATGTTCTTAGACTACGATGGGACTCTGTCGCCCATCGTCGACGACCCCGACCGTGCCTTCATGTCCGACGAG ATGAGGGAAGCAGTAAGAGAGGTGGCAAGACAGTTTCCAACAGCTATCGTGAGTGGGAGGTGCACAGAGAAG GTCACTAGCTTCGTAGAACTGTCAGAATTGTACTATGCCGGGAGCCATGGCATGGACATCAAAGGTCCCAACGATGGGCCTCAGCACCTAAAAGCTAAG GCAGAGAATGTTTTATTTCAACCAGCCAGGGACTTCCTTCCCATGATAGATGAG GTTTACAAGCGTTTGGTAGAGACAACAAAGTGCATCCCTGGCTGTAGGGTGGAGAACAACAAGTTCTGCCTATCTGTTCACTTTCGGTGTGTTGATGAAAAG AAATGGTGTTTACTAGCTGAAAAGGTCAGGTCAACGATCACAGATTACCCTAAACTCAGACTCACTCATGGAAGGAAG GTGTTGGAGATTCGCCCAAGCATCAAGTGGGACAAGGGGAAGGCCCTCGAGTTTCTTTTGGAGTCTCTTG GATATGATGGCTACAATGATGTATTTCCATTGTACATAGGAGATGATCGTACCGACGAAGATGCTTTCAAG GTTTTGCAAGATAGAGGACAAGGCTTTGGCATTCTTGTTTCAACGATTGCAAAGGAAACAAATGCCTCTTTTTCTCTGAGAGAACCAGCTGAG GTTCTCAAGTTTCTGCGACGCATAGTGGAGTGGAAGCAAATCTCTATGGAGGAGTGCAGGGTGTAA
- the LOC135606933 gene encoding LRR receptor kinase BAK1-like yields the protein MAAVERELMLRGSIWFLLVFNPFSWVRGNMEGDALHNLKTNLNDPNNVLQSWDPTLVNPCTWFHVTCNNDNSVIRVDLGNAQLSGTLVPQLGLLKNLQYLELYSNNISGTIPNDLGNLTNLVSLDLYLNSFTGEIPDSLGKLTKLRFLRLNNNSLSGHIPQSLTNITALQVLDLSNNNLSGEVPSTGSFSLFTPISFANNPLLCGPGTTTACPGAPPLSPPPPFVPPTPPSSQGSSASSTGAIAGGVAAGAALLFAAPAIMFAWWRRRKPQEHFFDVPAEEDPEVHLGQLKRFSLRELQVATDNFSNKNILGRGGFGKVYKGRLADGSLVAVKRLKEERTPGGELQFQTEVEMISMAVHRNLLRLRGFCMTPTERLLVYPYMANGSVASRLRERPPSEPPLEWATRRKIALGSARGLSYLHDHCDPKIIHRDVKAANILLDEDFEAVVGDFGLAKLMDYKDTHVTTAVRGTIGHIAPEYLSTGKSSEKTDVFGYGIMLLELITGQRAFDLARLANDDDVMLLDWVKGLLKEKKLEMLVDPDLQNDYVEVEVESLIQVALLCTQGSPMERPKMSEVVRMLEGDGLAERWEEWQKVDVVRQDELAPRHLNNDWILDSTDNLRPEVLSGPR from the exons ATGGCAGCGGTGGAGCGGGAGCTGATGTTGCGTGGGTCCATCTGGTTCCTGCTGGTGTTCAATCCCTTCTCTTGGGTTCGTGGCAATATGGAAG GTGATGCATTGCACAATCTCAAGACCAACTTAAATGATCCCAATAATGTGCTACAAAGCTGGGACCCAACTTTGGTAAATCCATGTACATGGTTCCATGTCACGTGCAATAATGACAATAGTGTTATTAGAGT TGATCTTGGAAATGCTCAGCTGTCTGGTACTTTGGTCCCTCAACTAGGTCTTCTGAAAAATCTACAATATCT GGAACTTTACAGCAACAACATCAGTGGGACTATACCTAATGACCTTGGAAATCTGACGAACTTGGTCAGTTTGGATCTTTATCTAAACAGCTTCACTGGTGAAATTCCTGATTCACTGGGGAAGCTAACAAAGTTGCGATTCCT TCGGCTTAACAATAATAGTCTGTCGGGTCATATTCCTCAGTCCTTGACTAATATCACGGCACTCCAAGTTCT GGATTTGTCAAATAACAACCTGTCAGGAGAAGTCCCATCTACTGGGTCCTTCTCATTATTCACTCCAATCAG TTTTGCTAACAACCCTCTCTTATGTGGCCCGGGAACAACAACGGCTTGTCCTGGTGCTCCTCCCTTATCTCCACCACCTCCATTTGTTCCTCCAACACCACCCTCATCCCAAG GAAGTAGTGCGTCTAGCACCGGAGCAATAGCTGGGGGAGTTGCTGCAGGTGCTGCTTTGCTTTTTGCTGCCCCTGCTATAATGTTTGCATGGTGGCGGCGCCGTAAGCCACAAGAACATTTCTTTGATGTGCCTG CTGAAGAGGACCCAGAAGTTCATTTGGGTCAGCTTAAAAGATTTTCTCTCCGAGAATTACAAGTTGCAACTGATAACTTTAGCAACAAGAACATTCTGGGAAGAGGAGGATTTGGGAAAGTATATAAAGGACGGCTTGCAGATGGTTCACTTGTTGCAGTAAAAAGGCTAAAAGAAGAACGGACTCCAGGTGGAGAACTTCAGTTCCAAACAGAAGTTGAGATGATTAGCATGGCTGTGCATCGAAACTTACTTAGGCTCCGTGGATTTTGTATGACACCTACTGAACGGTTACTTGTGTATCCTTATATGGCTAACGGAAGTGTTGCGTCACGCTTGAGAG AGCGTCCACCATCTGAGCCACCACTTGAATGGGCAACTAGACGAAAGATTGCATTGGGTTCTGCAAGAGGGCTGTCCTACTTGCACGATCATTGTGATCCTAAAATTATTCATCGTGATGTTAAAGCTGCAAATATATTATTGGATGAGGACTTTGAGGCTGTTGTTGGAGACTTCGGCTTGGCAAAATTAATGGACTACAAGGACACCCATGTTACAACTGCTGTCCGTGGAACTATCGGACATATAGCTCCAGAATACTTGTCAACTGGAAAATCCTCAGAGAAGACTGATGTTTTTGGCTATGGGATCATGCTTTTGGAACTGATTACAGGGCAAAGAGCATTTGACCTTGCTCGGCTTGCAAATGATGATGATGTTATGTTGCTTGACTGG GTAAAAGGATTGCTGAAAGAGAAGAAGCTGGAAATGTTGGTTGATCCTGATCTGCAGAATGATTATGTGGAGGTTGAAGTGGAATCTCTCATCCAAGTGGCATTGCTGTGCACGCAGGGCTCCCCAATGGAACGGCCAAAAATGTCAGAAGTGGTGAGGATGCTCGAAGGCGATGGTCTTGCCGAGAGATGGGAGGAATGGCAAAAGGTCGACGTGGTACGACAAGATGAGTTGGCCCCACGTCATCTCAACAATGATTGGATTTTAGACTCGACTGACAACCTTCGTCCAGAAGTATTATCAGGACCAAGATGA
- the LOC135606947 gene encoding thioredoxin domain-containing protein PLP3A-like produces the protein MDPDSFRSTLSTLAFGNVMAAAARDYQKEVLAKEKSQATASNNEEVDLDELMDDPELEKLHAERIAALKKEVEKREVLKRQGHGEYREITEGEFLGEVTGSERVICHFYHREFYRCKIMDKHLKALAPVHLNTKFVKLDAENAPFFVTKLAVKTLPCVVLFRNGIAFDRVVGFQDLGGKDDFTTRALENLLKRKGIIDEKKQDDGEDADDGEDYHKSRSIRSSKMQDSDSD, from the exons atggaTCCCGATTCCTTCCGTTCGACGTTGTCCACCCTCGCCTTTGGCAATGTAATGGCCGCTGCCGCTAGAGACTACCAGAAG GAAGTTTTAGCTAAAGAGAAGTCTCAGGCAACAGCATCTAACAATGAAGAAGTTGATCTTGATGAACTGATGGAT GATCCTGAGCTCGAAAAGTTGCATGCTGAAAGAATTGCTGCTCTTAAG AAAGAGGTTGAAAAGAGAGAAGTCCTCAAAAGGCAAGGTCACGGAGAATATAGGGAGATAACCGAAGGGGAATTTCTTGGGGAAGTTACCGGCAGTGAAAGAGTAATTTGCCATTTTTACCACCGGGAATTTTACCGTTGCAA GATAATGGATAAGCATTTGAAGGCCCTAGCACCAGTGCACCTAAATACAAAATTTGTCAAGCTGGATGCTGAA AATGCTCCATTTTTTGTGACGAAATTGGCAGTTAAAACACTGCCTTGCGTTGTACTGTTCAG AAACGGCATTGCCTTCGATAGGGTAGTTGGTTTTCAAGATCTTGGCGGCAAAGACGATTTCACCACCAGAGCTTTAGAAAATCTTTTGAAACGAAAAG GAATCATCGATGAAAAGAAACAGGATGACGGTGAAGACGCTGACGATGGAGAAGACTATCACAAAAGCAGGAGCATTCGGTCCTCTAAAATGCAGGATTCTGATTCAGACTAA
- the LOC135606930 gene encoding probable glucan 1,3-beta-glucosidase A, whose protein sequence is MASHHLCKWLPFLHLLSSLPVLALAARSTPSSTFKAVNLGGWLVTEGWIQPSLFDGIPNKDFLDGTQLQFKSVTQQMYLCAESGGGTIIVANRSSASGWETFKLWRITESTFQFRVFNGQFVGLSDQGNGVDVVAVSTSPGESETFEIVVNANDSNRVRIRSTNGLFLQAKSDVLVTADYPEGTSWGDDDPSVFLMTKFGTLQGEFQVTNGYGTEAAAVMTEHWNTFITEDDFKFISGTELNAVRIPVGWWIASDPSPPSPFVGGSLRALDNAFTWADKYNLKVIIDLHAAPGSQNGYEHSASRDGSIDWGTTDSTIDRTVAVIEFLAARYAQRQSLLAVELLNEPRASGVPLDTLKKYYQAGYDAVRKHTTSAYVIMSNRLSGSNTELLQFASGLSRSVVDVHYYNLFSDIFNGLTVQQNIDYVNNNRSSELNTVITANGPLVFVGEWVAEWTVSGASKEDYQRFAQAQLDVYGRATFGWAYWTLKNVENHWSLRWMIDNGYISL, encoded by the exons ATGGCAAGCCACCACCTCTGCAAATGGCTTCCATTCCTTCACCTGCTCTCATCTCTTCCTGTTCTTGCCTTGGCTGCCAGATCCACCCCTTCTAGCACATTCAAGGCAGTCAACCTCGGAGGATGGCTTGTCACTGAGGGCTGGATCCAGCCCTCCCTCTTTGATGGCATTCCCAACAAGGATTTCTTG GATGGTACTCAGCTCCAATTCAAGTCGGTGACGCAGCAGATGTACTTGTGCGCGGAGAGCGGTGGCGGAACGATCATCGTCGCCAACCGATCAAGTGCTTCGGGCTGGGAGACCTTCAAA CTGTGGAGGATCACGGAGTCCACCTTCCAGTTTCGGGTCTTCAATGGACAGTTCGTAGGCCTCAGCGACCAAGGAAATGGCGTAGACGTAGTGGCCGTCTCGACTTCACCAGGTGAATCGGAGACGTTCGAGATCGTCGTAAATGCCAATGACTCCAACCGTGTTCGAATCAGATCAACCAACGGATTGTTCTTGCAG GCGAAGAGCGATGTGTTGGTGACGGCGGATTACCCTGAAGGCACCAGCTGGGGAGACGACGATCCATCCGTCTTCCTGATGACGAAATTTGGGACGCTGCAAGGGGAGTTCCAGGTCACCAATGGTTACGGAACAGAAGCCGCAGCAGTGATGACA GAGCACTGGAACACCTTCATAACCGAGGATGATTTCAAGTTCATATCGGGCACCGAGTTGAATGCGGTGAGGATTCCAGTCGGGTGGTGGATCGCCAGTGACCCCAGCCCTCCATCGCCTTTCGTTGGAGGGTCACTTCGAGCTTTGGACAATGCCTTCACCTGGGCAGA TAAATACAATCTGAAGGTCATAATCGACTTGCACGCTGCACCGGGGTCGCAGAACGGGTACGAGCACAGTGCATCAAGAGACGGATCGATCGACTGGGGCACGACCGACTCCACCATCGATCGAACAGTGGCCGTGATCGAGTTCCTCGCCGCCAG GTACGCCCAAAGACAAAGCCTTCTTGCGGTGGAGCTGCTCAACGAGCCCCGAGCCAGCGGAGTTCCCCTCGACACCCTGAAGAAGTACTACCAAGCAGGCTACGACGCCGTCCGCAAGCACACGACCAGCGCCTACGTGATCATGTCGAACCGTCTCTCCGGCAGCAATACCGAGTTACTCCAGTTCGCGAGCGGCCTCAGCCGCTCGGTCGTCGACGTCCACTACTACAacctcttctccgacatcttcaacGGCTTGACCGTGCAGCAAAACATCGACTACGTGAACAACAACAGGTCCAGTGAACTGAACACCGTCATCACTGCAAATGGACCTCTTGTGTTCGTAG GGGAATGGGTGGCAGAGTGGACGGTGAGTGGGGCATCGAAGGAGGACTACCAGCGTTTCGCGCAGGCTCAGCTGGACGTGTATGGCCGAGCAACATTTGGGTGGGCGTATTGGACGCTGAAGAACGTGGAAAACCACTGGAGCTTGAGATGGATGATCGACAATGGCTACATATCTCTGTAG
- the LOC103975517 gene encoding lipoyl synthase, mitochondrial, with product MRRSRFLLAGYTAARSVSGLRGYRPLSSASADTPAQVLSSTPPPPARTLADLRRRLAEESPAFSDFVYSVEVGTKKRSLPKPKWMKETIPGGAKYAAIKSKLRELKLHTVCEEARCPNLGECWSGGETGTATATIMILGDTCTRGCRFCNVKTSRTPPPPDPNEPSNVAEAIASWGLDYIVITSVDRDDLPDQGSGHFTETVQKLKAFKPKILIEALVPDFRGDPSCVEKVAKSGLDVFAHNIETVEELQNMVRDHRANFEQSIDVLKMAKEYAPSGTLTKTSIMLGCGETPEQVISTMEKVRAAGVDVMTFGQYMRPSKRHMPVSEYVTPEAFEKYRSLGVEMGFRYVASGPMVRSSYKAGEFYIKSMIEADRAMASSTSNDGS from the exons ATGCGGCGGTCTCGCTTCCTCCTCGCCGGCTACACCGCCGCCCGATCCGTATCGGGCCTCCGCGGCTATCGGCCTCTCTCTTCCGCCTCCGCCGACACCCCGGCCCAAGTCCTATCCTCCACGCCGCCGCCACCTGCGCGGACACTCGCCGACCTACGCCGGCGCCTAGCCGAGGAATCTCCCGCCTTCTCTGATTTCGTCTACTCTGTTGAGGTCGGGACTAAGAAGAGGTCGCTTCCCAAGCCTAAGTGGATGAAGGAGACCATCCCTGGGGGCGCCAAGTACGCCGCCATCAAGTCGAAGCTCCGGGAACTCAAGCTCCACACGGTGTGCGAAGAGGCCAGGTGCCCTAACCTCGGGGAGTGCTGGTCGGGAGGCGAGACCGGCACTGCCACTGCCACCATCATGATCCTGGGGGATACTTGTACCCGCGGTTGCAG ATTCTGTAATGTAAAGACATCGCGCACTCCTCCTCCACCAGATCCAAACGAACCTTCTAATGTTGCTGAAGCAATTGCCTCATGGGGTTTGGATTATATTGTGATTACTAGTGTTGATCGTGATGACTTGCCTGATCAAGGAAGTGGCCATTTTACTGAAACTGTACAAAAGTTGAAGGCTTTCAAACCAAAGATTCTGATAGAAGCACTAG TTCCTGATTTTCGAGGAGATCCCAGCTGTGTGGAGAAAGTTGCAAAATCTGGATTGGATGTTTTTGCTCACAACATTGAGACAGTTGAAGAGCTTCAGAACATGGTCCGAGATCACCGTGCTAACTTCGAACAATCGATTGATGTCCTTAAAATGGCAAAAGAGTATGCTCCATCTGGGACTCTTACAAAGACATCAATTATGTTGGGTTGTGGTGAAACACCTGAGCAGGTAATCAGCACAATGGAGAAAGTGAGAGCTGCAGGAGTTGATGTCATGACATTTGGTCAGTACATGAGACCGTCAAAAAGGCATATGCCAGTCTCAGAGTATGTTACACCAGAAGCTTTCGAGAAGTATCGATCACTTGGAGTTGAAATG GGGTTCCGATATGTTGCATCTGGTCCTATGGTCCGATCATCATATAAAGCAGGTGAATTTTACATCAAGTCAATGATCGAAGCTGATCGAGCTATGGCTTCCTCCACATCAAATGATGGATCTTAG